The Ranitomeya imitator isolate aRanImi1 chromosome 3, aRanImi1.pri, whole genome shotgun sequence genome has a window encoding:
- the LOC138670057 gene encoding uncharacterized protein, with translation MASGTDSSNTPPLRSPASSSEEENQEEEREQQQGPRGQAVVAGRSVSQWALDEPLNIDLMVASIEARGPLWESRDPQHADQGILRHLWLEVAQSLWDGFDSASSKAKASFLKQLKTRWRSMKDRFRRGLKKEGQTRSGAAASRTSVYKYNRILQFLRPVLESRETHSSTRETVRPSGAVLCEAPSELSQPSHSESRSAPTQSGEPAAGPSDVPLAEASGVPSFGSSRQRQRASDRAPMSEFLHLSTVFQNGFKALCDKMCNIERRLENIETDLSRPAKHFFSAIHNGMVEHLTPELQISFMQGCNNLYVSALQQARVMQSATNMPAVPSLAAMTPTPAAEHHHRAPRAEGHRHHRTEPQSSEPDRPSRGHRRGADPHPEGERRKKKKKRTTTTTTSTSLAMAAPLSTTRKHPGSTRSTPSTQAGSTRSTPSTQPGSTRSTPSTQPGSTRSRSSQPRTLVVPPPPSPATFHVSPPSTSWIDVGIPSSVIEYAASSPSSSSSSSVSFTPQKTVVYESPLVADIGTP, from the exons atggccagcggcactgattccagcaataccccaccgctgaggagtccg gcttcttcaagtgaggaggagaaccaggaggaagagagggagcagcagcagggaccacggggccaagctgtggttgcaggacggagc gtttcacaatgggccctggatgagccacttaatatcgaccttatggtggcatcaatagaagcacggggcccgttgtgggagagccgtgacccccagcacgcggaccagggcatattgcggcatctgtggttggaggtggcacaatcgctgtgggatggcttcgacagcgcttcctccaaggctaaagctagtttcc ttaaacaattgaagaccagatggcgctccatgaaggaccgcttccggaggggcctgaaaaaggagggacagactcgtagtggtgctgccgcttcaaggacctcggtgtacaagtataaccgtatactgcagttcttgcgaccggtccttgaaagcagaga aacacacagcagcacccgcgagactgtccgaccctctggagcggtcctttgtgaagcgccatctgaactgtcgcagccatcccacagcgagagcaggtctgcaccaacacaatctggcgaaccggcagccggtccatcagatgttcccctggccgaggcctctggcgttccttccttcgggtcttcccgacagcgtcagcgggcctcggacagggcgcccatgtccgaatttttacatctgagcaccgtatttcagaatggtttcaaggcgctgtgcgataaaatgtgcaatatcgaacggcgtcttgaaaacatcgaaacggatctctcgaggccggccaaacatttttttagtgccattcacaacggcatggttgaacatcttacgccggaactccagatttcgttcatgcagggctgcaacaatttatatgtcagtgctctgcagcaggctcgggtcatgcagtcagcgacaaatatgcccgcagtaccatcgctggctgccatgactccgactcctgctgcagagcaccaccacagagctccgcgtgctgagggccaccgccaccacagaacagagccccaaagttctgagcctgacaggccttcaaggggacacagacggggtgccgacccacacccagagggagagaggaggaaaaagaagaagaagcgaACGACGACAACAACAACCAGTacgtccttggctatggctgctcccctaagtaccaccagaaaacaccccgggtcgacccggagcacaccaagtacccaggctgggtctacacggagcacacccagtacccagcctgggtcaacgaggagtacaccatcaacacagcctgggtcgacccggagccggagtagccagccaaggacactggtcgtccctcctcctccctcacctgctaCTTTCCACGTCTCACCACCATCCActtcctggattgatgtcggcatcccgtctagtgtgatagagtatgctgcttcctccccctcgtcctcctcctcctcctcggtctcctttacaccccaaaaaactgtggtatatgaatcccctttagttgcggatattggtaccccataa